ACCGGGTGACCCTCGGGGTACGCCCCGGCGAGTTCCTGGTCGTCGTCGGCCCGAGCGGCTGCGGCAAGTCCACCCTGCTCGACCTGCTCGGCGGGCTCACCGCGCCGACCGGCGGGCAGGTGCTGGTCGACGGCCGCCCGGTCACCGGCCCCGGCCTGGACCGGGGCATCGTCTTCCAGCAGTACGCGCTGCTGCCCTGGCGCACCGCCGCCGGCAACGTCGCGTTCGGGCTGGAGGCCAAGGGGGTGCCCCGGGCCGAACGCGCCGACCTGATCGACCACCACCTGGACCTGGTGGGCCTGCGCGGCTTCGCGGACCGCTACCCGCACGAGCTGTCCGGCGGAATGAAGCAGCGCGTCGCCATCGCCCGCAGCCTCGCCTACGACCCGGACGTGCTGCTGATGGACGAGCCGTTCGCCGCGCTGGACGCGCAGACCCGCGACTCGTTGCAGGACGAACTGGTGCGGATCTGGGCCCGCACCGGCAAGACCATCGTGTTCATCACCCACGGCATCGACGAGGCCGTGCACCTCGGCCAGCGGGTGGCGGTGCTGACCTCCCGGCCCGGGCGGGTCAAGGAGGTCATCGACATCGACCTCGGCGACCGGGACGCCGTCGAGGACGTCCGCTCCACCGACGCGTTCCGCCACCACCGGCACCAGATCTGGACGCTGCTACGCGACGAGGTGCGCGCCGCCCAGGCCGCCGAAGGCGCCGCCGCCAGCCGCACCGCCCACACCGGAGCAGCCGGTGGTCGTACCCCTGCCGTGGCCGGAGCCGACGCGCAGCGTGCGGCACCGGCGGCGACCCGTACCGAGGAGGCCCGCGTTGGTTGACATCGCCGAACGTCCAACCCGGCTGGAGGCGCCACCCGCCGTGCCCGGCGCGGCGGCCGATCCCGCCCCGCCCGGCCTGGCCGGTCGGCTGCTCGGCGCGGGCGGGAGGGTGCTGCACCGCACCGTCGCGATTGCCGCGCTGGCCGCGATCTGGGAGGGCGCACCCCGGCTCGGGCTGGTGGACCGGGTCTTCCTGCCCCCGCTGTCCGAGGTGCTGGTGGCCTGGTGGGAGCTGCTGCGCAGCGGGCAGCTCGCCGAGCACGTCGGGGCGAGCCTGACCCGGTCGCTGGCTGGGCTCGGCCTGGCCGTGCTCACCGCCATCCCGCTCGGGCTGCTGATCGGCTGGTACCGGCCGCTCGCCGAGCTGCTCAGCCCGCTGCTGGAGGTGTTCCGCAACACCGCCGCGCTGGCGCTGCTACCGGTCTTCGTGCTCATCCTCGGCCTGGGGGAGACCTCCAAGATCGCGTTGGTGCTGTACGCCTGCTCCTGGCCGATCCTGCTGAACACCATCGCCGGGGTGAAGGGCGTCGACCCGCTGCTGATCCGGTCGGCCCGCTCGATGGGGCTCAACCACCTGCGGCTGTTCCAGAAGGTGATCCTGCCGGCTGCGGTGCCGACCATCTTCACCGGCATCCGACTGGCCGGGGCGTACTCGATCCTGGTGCTGGTCGCGGCCGAGATGGTCGGCGCGAAGGCCGGCCTTGGCTACCTCATCAACTACGCGCAGTACAACTTCGCGATCCCCGACATGTACTCCGGGATCATCACGATCTCCGCCATCGGTCTGGTCGTCAACCAGCTCCTCGTCGCCCTGGAACGCCGCTTCTCCACCTGGCGCGTCGACGTCTCCGCCTGAGAGGACACCCGCAATGACCCGCACCCTGCACCTCAACGCGTTCCTGATGGGCGTCGGCCACCACGAGGCCGCCTGGCGGCACCCCCGCACCGACCCGCGCCGGGTGACCGACGTGCGGCATTTCCAGGAACTGGCCCGCATCGCCGAGCGTGGCACCCTCGACTCGCTCTTCCTCGCCGACGGGCTC
The nucleotide sequence above comes from Micromonospora sp. NBC_00389. Encoded proteins:
- a CDS encoding ABC transporter ATP-binding protein; the encoded protein is MSTDKILFDQVSKTFPVRATRRGAAGAVTALDRVTLGVRPGEFLVVVGPSGCGKSTLLDLLGGLTAPTGGQVLVDGRPVTGPGLDRGIVFQQYALLPWRTAAGNVAFGLEAKGVPRAERADLIDHHLDLVGLRGFADRYPHELSGGMKQRVAIARSLAYDPDVLLMDEPFAALDAQTRDSLQDELVRIWARTGKTIVFITHGIDEAVHLGQRVAVLTSRPGRVKEVIDIDLGDRDAVEDVRSTDAFRHHRHQIWTLLRDEVRAAQAAEGAAASRTAHTGAAGGRTPAVAGADAQRAAPAATRTEEARVG
- a CDS encoding ABC transporter permease, which codes for MVDIAERPTRLEAPPAVPGAAADPAPPGLAGRLLGAGGRVLHRTVAIAALAAIWEGAPRLGLVDRVFLPPLSEVLVAWWELLRSGQLAEHVGASLTRSLAGLGLAVLTAIPLGLLIGWYRPLAELLSPLLEVFRNTAALALLPVFVLILGLGETSKIALVLYACSWPILLNTIAGVKGVDPLLIRSARSMGLNHLRLFQKVILPAAVPTIFTGIRLAGAYSILVLVAAEMVGAKAGLGYLINYAQYNFAIPDMYSGIITISAIGLVVNQLLVALERRFSTWRVDVSA